The Candidatus Omnitrophota bacterium genome contains the following window.
GTTGAGAAAACTCAACAAGCGACTTTGTGATATTTGCAATCCGGTTTAATCCCTTCTTAGCCTCTGTCAAATACTCTCTGGCAACGCTATCTGATTCCATCTTCTCAAGCAGAAAGAGCGCCATATTTGTATAGCGGATTACACCATCTAAAGGATTGTTTATTTCATGTACCAGGTTAGCTGCTAATTTTCCCACAGAGGCATATTTTTCCAATAGGGTTGGCTGATCTTCCCTTCCATTCTCCAAGGCCTTATCTATATTGCCAGAGTCAATTGCCATGCAGGCATATTTAACCATTGTTTCTGCACATTTCAGATCCTGTTCTGTAAAAGATTCCCCTGAAGACTTATCTGCAACATTAATTAAAGCAAGAAGCCCCTCTGATGCAAACACAGGTATAGAAATAAATGACTTTGTGCGATAATGACTAAAGCCATTCTGTCGAAAACGTTCATCTGTTCCGATGTCTTTAACCAGAACCGCAGTCTTTATATCAACCACCTTTCCCGTAATGCCCTCTCCTATTCTGCGCCTTAGGCCCTTAAAGTTCAAATCCTGTGAATTATGGAATGAATCCAAAACTAATTCTTTATTCTCAGAATCAAATATAAACAAGGAACCGCATTCAGCGCTCAAAACCGACATTATGTCTTTAAGCGCACTGTTTAGAAAATCGCTCACAGAATTATTTGTTGCTTTAGTCACTGCTAATTTCGCACTATTCATCTTTATTACTCACCCCGCTTAATTCCTCTAAAAGCTTCTTTGAATAATTAACAAACCTGCTTTCAGGGTAGATCTTAATTAATTGCTGTAGAGATTCTTTCGCCTTATCATTATCTTTTAATTTATCTTTGTAAATCCTTGCCTTGTCTATAAATAGAGTGTCTATCTTTACAGTGTCTTTATAATTTACGATTATAGTATCGATTGTCTTAACCGCATTGATCCAGTCCTGGAGTTCAAGATAACATCTTACTGCCAAACTATAAGCATTAAGGCCTAAAGGAGTATCCGGATGTCTTACTGCCAAAACCTTATAATGAATAGCAGCCTCATTAAAAGCTGAGTTCATTTGGGCAGTTTGATTCTTTACCTTATAATGCTCTGCTATATAAATAGGCATTCCTAAGCCCCTAATTGTTACCGGGTAATCTTTGATGATTAGATTGTATTTTCTCAAGGCCTCATTCCAATTACCTTCTATTTCATA
Protein-coding sequences here:
- a CDS encoding GAF domain-containing protein, whose protein sequence is MNSAKLAVTKATNNSVSDFLNSALKDIMSVLSAECGSLFIFDSENKELVLDSFHNSQDLNFKGLRRRIGEGITGKVVDIKTAVLVKDIGTDERFRQNGFSHYRTKSFISIPVFASEGLLALINVADKSSGESFTEQDLKCAETMVKYACMAIDSGNIDKALENGREDQPTLLEKYASVGKLAANLVHEINNPLDGVIRYTNMALFLLEKMESDSVAREYLTEAKKGLNRIANITKSLVEFSQLVNSRQRSVKSFVDINALLDDSLVCLKDKIHAGIRVSRNYSKHLPRIDDIGLSRVFINIIKNALDVMPEGGDFEISTGLKDSVVEISFRDTGTGIPSDIQQAIFEPFFSTKEKGKGTGLGLAISREIVNKYEGAINVASCFEKGTVFTISIPQKYLENV
- a CDS encoding tetratricopeptide repeat protein, translated to MKKLFILIILVGFCFSLASCTADQYSIEREYWRAQRLTDKIFKNPHASPPKELQAAVDKLQKFINKYPNNNLSLKAEFTIPRLFIVKEDYIRGRDYLTKLAAKYKTDKLIASEALYLFGNTYEIEGNWNEALRKYNLIIKDYPVTIRGLGMPIYIAEHYKVKNQTAQMNSAFNEAAIHYKVLAVRHPDTPLGLNAYSLAVRCYLELQDWINAVKTIDTIIVNYKDTVKIDTLFIDKARIYKDKLKDNDKAKESLQQLIKIYPESRFVNYSKKLLEELSGVSNKDE